The genomic interval GATTGTACCGCGCGTCGGAATTCTGTGGATCGCTCCCGAGCCTGTGGTGACACCATTCCACGAGGCGTTTCGTCAAGAATTGCGCGACCTCGGCTATATCGAGGGCCAGACGATCGTCATTGAGGCACGATTCGCGGGCGGCAAGATTGAGGCGTTGCAGGGCCTCGCAGAAGAGTTGGTGCGCCTCAAGGCCGACGTGATCGTGGCGCCGTCTACCCCCGCCGTGTGGACTCTGAAACAAGCGACGAAGTCAATCCCGATCGTCATGGCAAACGTCTCCGATCCGGTCGGGTTCGGTTTCGTCGCGAGCCTTCGTGAGCCCGGCGGTAACATCACCGGGTTCTCGAACCTGATGGTCGAGCAGGTCGGTAAGACCGTCGAGCTGGCCAAGGAGGCGATCCCGAACCTCGTCCTACTCGCGGTCATGGTGAACTCGGCGGCTCCGGATTCAGAGCTCGTGCTGAAGGAGACCCAGTTGGCGGCCCAAACCCTCAAGTTCGAAGTGGTGTCCGTTGAGGCGCGGGTGCCGGATCAACTCGAAGGTGCTGTCGCACGGGCAAGCGGCGCGCGGGCCGATGCGCTGCTGGTCTCGACAATTGAGGGCATGTTCTTCGCCAATCGCAATCGTATCATCGAGGCGGCGGCAAAACATCGCTTGCCAGCCGTCTTCGCCGCGCCACCCTACGGGCTCACCTCCGCGGGCGCTCTTCTGACATACGGTGCGAACACACCCGACCTACTTCGGCGCTCCGCCACCTACGTCGACAAGATTCTGAAAGGCGTGAAGCCAGCCGAACTTCCAGTCCAGCAACCAGTTAAATTTGAACTTGGTGTCAACCTGAAGAGCGCCAACGCACTGGGGCTGACGATCCCTACGTCGATTTTGCTGCGCGCCGACGAGGTGATCGAGTGAGAAACGGCATAAAGCCGTTGCTATCTCCAGGCTCCTGCTCAGGACGAGCATAGCAAACCTGGCAGGGGACCGTCCGTAGTGCGCTGCGCGCTGAGAACACGTTCAGTGCTGTGAGCCGCACGTTCTCCACTACGACGCGGTCAGTGTGATCAGGGCTGATGTGAAGTCGATGCCTGACGGCCGGTTTTGCGCCAGTAGCCGGTCAAAGTTCGAAAAGAATACCAAAGTTCGACGACGTCGCGAGCGCTTCATTGGCGTCTGCCAAGCCTGAGATTGACAATGAGTTGAGCAAACCAGGTTGGCCACATCCCAACTCACACGAAGTGGAAAGCGTTGGCGTGGTTGGCAATGAGCTGCGCGGAGGTGACGCCGGGAAGCATGATCGTGTCGTTTTCGTTGACGGTGATGATCGCCCCTTGCGGCTCGTCCGAGATGGCGCCCTGCAGCGCCGCCCAGTCGGCAAACGCCGACTTGCTGAACTCGATCACGTCGTTGTCAGCGCCCGCGGCCACGAAATCGGCGATGACGTCGGATCCGGGGTTTTTGGCGAAGACGAAGGTATCGTTGCCGGCCCCGCCGAACAGAAGGTCATTGCCGGCGCCGCCATCGATTCGATCGTTGCCGTTTTGGCCGTATAGCGTGTCGTTGCCATCGCGGCCAAAAATTCGGTCGTCTCCGTCACCGCCGTAGACGATATCGTTGCCTTTTCCACCGTCCAGGTAGTCATTGCCGCCTTTGCCGTCGATCACGTCATTGCCGCCGGCGCCGATGATGACATCAGCTCCATCAGTCCCGCTCAGCGCATCGCTCTTGTCGGTGCCAATGATCGAGTCTGATGTCGGCGTCACGCTGAACT from Bradyrhizobium arachidis carries:
- a CDS encoding ABC transporter substrate-binding protein — translated: MRRREIIAVLGSAALAWPLSAYTQQMRIVPRVGILWIAPEPVVTPFHEAFRQELRDLGYIEGQTIVIEARFAGGKIEALQGLAEELVRLKADVIVAPSTPAVWTLKQATKSIPIVMANVSDPVGFGFVASLREPGGNITGFSNLMVEQVGKTVELAKEAIPNLVLLAVMVNSAAPDSELVLKETQLAAQTLKFEVVSVEARVPDQLEGAVARASGARADALLVSTIEGMFFANRNRIIEAAAKHRLPAVFAAPPYGLTSAGALLTYGANTPDLLRRSATYVDKILKGVKPAELPVQQPVKFELGVNLKSANALGLTIPTSILLRADEVIE